The following proteins are encoded in a genomic region of Brachypodium distachyon strain Bd21 chromosome 1, Brachypodium_distachyon_v3.0, whole genome shotgun sequence:
- the LOC100846472 gene encoding MAP7 domain-containing protein 1 isoform X1, giving the protein MEEEGSEEAARIADGTSSSLAPHSSPLNVLDDVGVAVPVHSSAPPRPRPHPAPLPPPSSSPHGGTSTWPSLSPPPPPAQPMESLSSSELSAAAAALSLTDLVATTDISPRSRMEETGRISDETSSLAPDKELMMAEPQVPNPTPVTSPALPRRLPPPPPPPSSTHGPHGGTESQPGLYSGVRHRPVRHHVNDDRASINGLTWLSIQEEEELKQREAKLNQIEKELGNYIREAIKSRRELEIKRTEDIIELNQRKEQLDQQEHKFQVEKEKDRLLNTEKLLDERARALRRPLIEHVRNKEENKHDNNVWDKRQNLMAIALVCGLSVLISVQPQLPPDYLSWIVGVFAGLWVLATIAFQEGLFGVYSFQKTFSRHVSRMIFISFCIFVICVFYILSGPLAPVSLSCATSSSPPPPPAPAPSPSFKLDGRVGWYIGLGILAVIGHIFSWCLGCTAGGDKDA; this is encoded by the exons atggaggaggaaggctcggaggaggcggcgcgaaTCGCCGACGGgacttcttcctctctcgcGCCGCACTCTTCTCCTCTCAACGTCCTCGACGACGTTGGCGTGGCGGTGCCCGTCCACTCCTCTGCTCCGCCGCGACCGCGACCGCACCCAGCTCCGCTTCCGCCTCCATCGTCCAGTCCCCATGGAGGTACGTCGACCTGGCCGAGTCTatctccacctccgcctcctgctCAACCTATGGAGAGTTTGTCGAGCTCTGAGCTCTCCGCGGCCGCTGCAGCTCTCAGTCTCACGGACCTGGTCGCCACCACCGACATCTCACCGCGCTCGCGCATGGAGGAGACGGGGCGAATCTCCGACGAAACTTCCTCCCTCGCGCCGGACAAGGAACTGATGATGGCTGAGCCCCAAGTACCCAATCCGACGCCCGTCACCTCCCCCGCGCTGCCGCGGCGTCTGcccccaccaccgcctccgccatcGTCCACCCATGGTCCTCATGGAGGTACAG AATCACAGCCGGGCCTGTATTCGGGCGTACGCCACCGACCTGTTCGGCATCACGTCAATGACGACCGAGCAAGCATCAATGGCTTGACATGGCTAAGcatccaagaagaagaggagctgaAGCAACGTGAGGCCAAGTTGAATCAGATTGAGAAAGAGCTCGGCAATTACATACGGGAGGCGATCAAGTCTCGCCGTGAACTTGAAATCAAACGGACAGAAGATATCATTGAGCTCAATCAAAGGAAAGAACAACTTGACCAACAAGAACATAAGTTTCAagtggagaaggagaaggataGGTTGCTCAACACGGAGAAGCTGCTAGATGAGAGAGCTCGTGCGCTTAGGAGACCATTGATTGAGCATGTCAGAAACAAGGAAGAAAATAAG CACGACAACAATGTCTGGGACAAGAGACAAAACTTGATGGCAATTGCTTTGGTATGCGGACTATCAGTCTTGATTTCAGTTCAGCCACAGCTACCACCGGATTACCTTTCTTGGATAGTTGGAGTTTTTGCTGGGTTGTGGGTATTGGCCACCATTGCCTTCCAGGAAGGACTCTTTGGGGTGTACAGCTTCCAAAAAACATTCAGTCGCCATGTCAGCCGGATGATATTCATAAGCTTCTGCATATTCGTCATATGTGTGTTCTACATCCTGTCGGGTCCTCTTGCCCCAGTCAGCTTATCATGTGCtacctcctcgtcgccgccgccgcctcctgcacCAGCCCCAAGCCCCAGTTTCAAGCTGGACGGACGTGTAGGGTGGTACATTGGGCTTGGAATTCTTGCAGTTATTGGGCACATTTTCTCTTGGTGTTTG GGATGCACTGCAGGAGGTGACAAAGACGCCTAG
- the LOC100846472 gene encoding MAP7 domain-containing protein 1 isoform X2 yields the protein MEEEGSEEAARIADGTSSSLAPHSSPLNVLDDVGVAVPVHSSAPPRPRPHPAPLPPPSSSPHGALSLTDLVATTDISPRSRMEETGRISDETSSLAPDKELMMAEPQVPNPTPVTSPALPRRLPPPPPPPSSTHGPHGGTESQPGLYSGVRHRPVRHHVNDDRASINGLTWLSIQEEEELKQREAKLNQIEKELGNYIREAIKSRRELEIKRTEDIIELNQRKEQLDQQEHKFQVEKEKDRLLNTEKLLDERARALRRPLIEHVRNKEENKHDNNVWDKRQNLMAIALVCGLSVLISVQPQLPPDYLSWIVGVFAGLWVLATIAFQEGLFGVYSFQKTFSRHVSRMIFISFCIFVICVFYILSGPLAPVSLSCATSSSPPPPPAPAPSPSFKLDGRVGWYIGLGILAVIGHIFSWCLGCTAGGDKDA from the exons atggaggaggaaggctcggaggaggcggcgcgaaTCGCCGACGGgacttcttcctctctcgcGCCGCACTCTTCTCCTCTCAACGTCCTCGACGACGTTGGCGTGGCGGTGCCCGTCCACTCCTCTGCTCCGCCGCGACCGCGACCGCACCCAGCTCCGCTTCCGCCTCCATCGTCCAGTCCCCATGGAG CTCTCAGTCTCACGGACCTGGTCGCCACCACCGACATCTCACCGCGCTCGCGCATGGAGGAGACGGGGCGAATCTCCGACGAAACTTCCTCCCTCGCGCCGGACAAGGAACTGATGATGGCTGAGCCCCAAGTACCCAATCCGACGCCCGTCACCTCCCCCGCGCTGCCGCGGCGTCTGcccccaccaccgcctccgccatcGTCCACCCATGGTCCTCATGGAGGTACAG AATCACAGCCGGGCCTGTATTCGGGCGTACGCCACCGACCTGTTCGGCATCACGTCAATGACGACCGAGCAAGCATCAATGGCTTGACATGGCTAAGcatccaagaagaagaggagctgaAGCAACGTGAGGCCAAGTTGAATCAGATTGAGAAAGAGCTCGGCAATTACATACGGGAGGCGATCAAGTCTCGCCGTGAACTTGAAATCAAACGGACAGAAGATATCATTGAGCTCAATCAAAGGAAAGAACAACTTGACCAACAAGAACATAAGTTTCAagtggagaaggagaaggataGGTTGCTCAACACGGAGAAGCTGCTAGATGAGAGAGCTCGTGCGCTTAGGAGACCATTGATTGAGCATGTCAGAAACAAGGAAGAAAATAAG CACGACAACAATGTCTGGGACAAGAGACAAAACTTGATGGCAATTGCTTTGGTATGCGGACTATCAGTCTTGATTTCAGTTCAGCCACAGCTACCACCGGATTACCTTTCTTGGATAGTTGGAGTTTTTGCTGGGTTGTGGGTATTGGCCACCATTGCCTTCCAGGAAGGACTCTTTGGGGTGTACAGCTTCCAAAAAACATTCAGTCGCCATGTCAGCCGGATGATATTCATAAGCTTCTGCATATTCGTCATATGTGTGTTCTACATCCTGTCGGGTCCTCTTGCCCCAGTCAGCTTATCATGTGCtacctcctcgtcgccgccgccgcctcctgcacCAGCCCCAAGCCCCAGTTTCAAGCTGGACGGACGTGTAGGGTGGTACATTGGGCTTGGAATTCTTGCAGTTATTGGGCACATTTTCTCTTGGTGTTTG GGATGCACTGCAGGAGGTGACAAAGACGCCTAG
- the LOC100820969 gene encoding polyadenylate-binding protein-interacting protein 4 — translation MSRQQQHAPLRTPANGSPHRKLDREGSGRHDSKSNLMRSSSGGFTNAENGGRLGHSSPSRDRLVYVMTQVIGHHVDVHVKNGSVISGIFHATNTDKDFGIVLKMAQPIKDSSVGGQGNATDVVRKPETMIIPARELVQVFAKDVTLGGDELPKGPVHDKRKDLMIDSAISRSHYPEERELERWAPDEGDSDCIELEKFDRKGHRSWDQFETNAALFGVKSTFNEDLYTTKLERGPHMRELEKHASRIAREIEGEDTEDIHLAEERGLYLDEDLEHDEEIRYSAVRRDTDTFKIKSLVNAPSSVHPFDSLARTGSIGAKDLPVCSSTMDEESSSHVFGGTHFSVTAATSELASEYQPNKLLSADANRLEDKWSKDSSGDKGNRNPQPKNTFSEGGKPLISEDLDAEPSRSHASEPSSSGQGNKSSDGLTADNTVPSKLPSAPRPGSSTSSTTERVAANSVASAPGLSPSSSMGSLSSDKSSLNPNAKEFKLNPNAKSFTPLTSLRPPHPPATDAAYYYPNNMPTTPGPGLPVGMGFPQAYGGQPMVYNAQPGSSPQGYMHPSGPQYGQQMMIGQTRPLYYYAPEMQQYRGRNF, via the exons ATGAGTCGTCAGCAGCAACATGCACCTCTTAGGACTCCAGCCAATGGATCCCCCCACCGAAAGCTCGATAGGGAGGGTAGTGGAAGGCATGATAGTAAATCAAACCTGATGAGATCTTCATCTGGTGGTTTTACCAATGCAG AAAATGGAGGCAGACTAGGGCACTCAAGCCCTTCTCGGGATCGACTAGTCTATGTTATGACACAAGTTATTGGGCATCATGTCGATGTGCATGTAAAAAATGGATCTGTCATCTCTGGAATCTTCCATGCAACAAACACGGACAAAGACTTTG GAATTGTCTTGAAAATGGCACAGCCAATAAAGGATAGTTCTGTGGGAGGACAAGGTAATGCTACTGATGTTGTTAGAAAGCCTGAGACCATGATAATACCAGCACGGGAGCTTGTTCAAGTTTTCGCCAAG GATGTAACACTTGGCGGTGATGAGCTGCCAAAAGGTCCTGTCCATGACAAAAGGAAAGACTTAATGATAGATTCTGCAATCTCTCGTTCTCATTATCCTGAAGAGAGAGAGCTTGAGCGCTGGGCACCAGATGAGGGAGATTCTGATTGCATCGAATTGGAAAAATTTGACCGAAAGGGGCATAG GAGCTGGGACCAGTTTGAAACAAATGCTGCTTTGTTTGGGGTAAAGAGTACTTTCAATGAAGATCTTTATACCACAAAGCTCGAGCGAGGTCCTCATATGAGAGAACTTGAAAAACATGCTTCAAGAATAGCCCGAGAAATAGAGGGTGAAGACACAGAAGATATCCATCTTGCTGAG GAAAGAGGTTTATACTTGGATGAAGACTTAGAGCATGATGAAGAGATAAGATATTCGGCAGTTCGCAGGGATACTGATACCTTCAAAATCAAGTCACTTGTGAATGCCCCAAGCAGTGTACATCCTTTTGATTCGCTTGCCAGGACAGGCAGCATTGGTGCCAAAGATTTACCGGTGTGTTCATCAACAATG GATGAAGAATCATCTTCCCATGTATTTGGTGGTACACATTTTTCTGTCACGGCTGCAACTAGCGAGCTAGCATCTGAATACCAGCCAAACAAGCTCTTGTCTGCTGATGCCAACAG GTTGGAGGATAAGTGGAGTAAAGATAGTAGCGGTGACAAAGGCAACAGGAATCCACAACCCAAGAATACT TTCTCTGAAGGGGGCAAACCGCTGATTTCTGAAG ATTTGGATGCGGAACCTTCAAGGTCACATGCATCTGAGCCTTCATCTTCTGGCCAAGGAAACAAATCATCAGATGGTTTGACAGCAGATAATACTGTACCCAGCAAGCTTCCTTCTGCACCCAGGCCTGGTAGTTCCACATCTTCGACAACTGAGCGTGTTGCTGCAAACTCCGTTGCAAGTGCTCCAGGCCTGTCACCAAGCTCTTCGATGGGATCTCTTAGCTCAGACAAATCAAGTTTGAACCCAAATGCTAAG GAATTCAAATTGAACCCTAATGCCAAGAGTTTCACTCCCTTGACTTCTCTGAGGCCACCTCATCCTCCAGCGACTGATGCAGCATATTATTATCCTAACAACATGCCGACTACTCCTGGACCTGGTTTACCAGTTGGCATGGGG TTCCCGCAGGCATACGGTGGCCAGCCAATGGTTTACAATGCTCAACCTGGATCTTCTCCCCAAGGTTACATGCATCCTTCTGGTCCACAG TATGGCCAGCAGATGATGATTGGGCAGACCCGTCCTCTTTATTATTATGCGCCT GAGATGCAACAATACAGAGGAAGGAACTTTTAG
- the LOC104581706 gene encoding uncharacterized protein LOC104581706 isoform X2, with the protein MEAQYDLWWGLLEEGRAPPAPAPPVTAEPIAADIAPRAARPRSMAKPDNPDWVRATRTCGNVVGIVCLVYIFLILVPRCRNRDYMLLYCVFAVVLSLGFPTLAYVLTLDVDCVDRPLIKAISPMSSIMFS; encoded by the exons ATGGAGGCGCAGTACGATCTGTGGTGGGGCTTGCTAGAAGAAGGAcgagcgccgccggcgccggcgccgccggtcacgGCGGAGCCCATCGCCGCCGACATCGCACCTCGCGCCGCACGACCCAGATCCATGGCCAAGCCGGACAACCCTGACTGGGTGCGTGCGACCAGG ACGTGCGGCAACGTGGTCGGCATCGTATGTCTGGTTTACATCTTCTTGATCTTGGTTCCACGCTGTAGAAACAGAGACTATATGTTACTCTACTGCGTGTTCGCGGTGGTCTTGTCTCTTGGCTTCCCTACGCTGGCGTATGTGCTGACGCTGGATGTTGATTGTGTCGACCGTCCTCTCATCAAG GCTATTAGCCCTATGAGTTCAATCATGTTCTCTTGA
- the LOC104581706 gene encoding uncharacterized protein LOC104581706 isoform X1 has protein sequence MEAQYDLWWGLLEEGRAPPAPAPPVTAEPIAADIAPRAARPRSMAKPDNPDWVRATRTCGNVVGIVCLVYIFLILVPRCRNRDYMLLYCVFAVVLSLGFPTLAYVLTLDVDCVDRPLIKKTYLFTRCAVELR, from the exons ATGGAGGCGCAGTACGATCTGTGGTGGGGCTTGCTAGAAGAAGGAcgagcgccgccggcgccggcgccgccggtcacgGCGGAGCCCATCGCCGCCGACATCGCACCTCGCGCCGCACGACCCAGATCCATGGCCAAGCCGGACAACCCTGACTGGGTGCGTGCGACCAGG ACGTGCGGCAACGTGGTCGGCATCGTATGTCTGGTTTACATCTTCTTGATCTTGGTTCCACGCTGTAGAAACAGAGACTATATGTTACTCTACTGCGTGTTCGCGGTGGTCTTGTCTCTTGGCTTCCCTACGCTGGCGTATGTGCTGACGCTGGATGTTGATTGTGTCGACCGTCCTCTCATCAAG AAAACATATCTTTTCACTCGGTGTGCAGTCGAATTGCGATGA
- the LOC100821235 gene encoding casein kinase 1-like protein HD16, with protein sequence MPELRSSTRLARLRSRKLDDQQPAEPAEKPVPPAPRRAGKRAPVPVVRGRKGAAGRRAVPAPRRTRKGAEVVDVDTDPACEEPPKAVAVQEVVCEAKKPVLKKVAESIKDLRMDGGSADKLVGADDESTPIPERVHVGNSPVYITDRKLGKGGFGQVYVGRRVSGGTAHTGPDAYEVALKFEHRSSKGCNYAPPYEWQVYQSLNGCYGVPAVHYKGRQGDYYILVMDILGPSLWDVWNSLGQMMSPHMAACIAVEAISILEKLHSKGFVHGDVKPENFLLGLPGSPDEKKLFLIDLGLASKWKDPAGLHVDYDQRPDIFRGTIRYASVHAHLGRTGSRRDDLESLAYTLLFLIKGRLPWQGYQGDTKSFLVCKKKMSTSPDTLCNAAPAPFKHLLETVTNMKFDEEPNYAKLISLFDGLIEAPASRPIRIDGALKVGQKRGRLPVNLEEDEQPKKKIRLGSPASQWISVYNARRPMKQRYHYNVADNRLQQHIEKGNEDGLYISCVASSLNLWALIMDAGTGFGSQVYELSPAFLHKDWIMDQWEKSFYITAIAGASNGSSLVVMSKGTPYTQQSYKVSESFPFKWINKKWKEGFHVTSMATAGNRWGVVMSRNSGYSEQVVELDFLYPSEGIHRRWEQGYRITSSAATIDQAAFILSKPKRKPVDETQETLRTSAFPSNHVKDKWAKNLYIASICYGRTVC encoded by the exons ATGCCAGAGCTGCGAAGCAGTACTCGCCTAGCGCGCCTGAGGTCCAGGAAGCTCGACGATCAGCAACCAGCAGAGCCGGCTGAGAAACCAGTGCCACCTGCTCCACGGAGAGCAGGGAAGCGTGCTCCTGTCCCTGTCGTCAGGGGAAGAAAGGGCGCTGCTGGGAGAAGAGCGGTACCAGCACCAAGACGTACGAGAAAGGGGGCTGAGGTTGTCGACGTGGACACTGACCCAGCTTGTGAAGAGCCCCCTAAAGCTGTTGCTGTACAGGAAGTTGTCTGTGAAGCCAAGAAGCCTGTTTTGAAAAAGGTTGCTGAGTCCATTAAAGACTTAAGAATGGATGGTGGAAGTGCAGACAAGCTTGTCGGGGCTGACGATGAATCTACACCAATCCCCGAGAGG GTTCATGTAGGTAATTCTCCAGTATATATAACTGACAGGAAACTGGGTAAAGGTGGCTTTGGTCAAGTCTATGTTGGTCGAAGGGTATCTGGTGGGACTGCTCACACTGGTCCTGATGCCTATGAG GTTGCGTTGAAATTTGAGCACCGAAGCAGTAAAGGGTGCAATTATGCTCCCCCATATGAGTGGCAAGTTTATCA GTCCCTCAACGGCTGCTATGGTGTACCAGCGGTCCACTACAAGGGCCGCCAGGGCGACTACTATATCCTT GTAATGGATATCCTTGGTCCCAGTCTTTGGGATGTGTGGAATTCATTGGGGCAGAT GATGTCTCCGCATATGGCTGCTTGTATTGCTGTAGAGGCCATATCAATTCTCGAGAAACTTCATTCCAAAGG GTTTGTTCATGGTGATGTAAAGCCGGAGAACTTTCTGCTTGGTCTGCCTGGATCACCTGACGAGAAGAAGCTTTTCCTTATTGATCTTGGTTTGG CATCAAAGTGGAAGGATCCGGCAGGTCTACATGTTGATTATGATCAAAGACCTGATATCTTTAG gGGAACAATTAGATATGCGAGTGTACATGCCCATTTAGGTCGTACAGGTAGTAGAAGGGATGATTTAGAGTCTCTGGCATACACCCTCTTATTTCTAATAAAAGGAAGATTGCCTTGGCAAGGCTACCAG GGGGATACCAAGAGTTTCCTCgtttgcaagaaaaaaatgtctaCTTCTCCGGATACCCTATGTAATGCTGCTCCAGCTCCATTCAAACATTTGCTTGAGACTGTTACAAACATGAAATTTGATGAAGAGCCAAATTATGCCAAACTTATTTCTCTATTCGATGGTTTGATTGAAGCACCTGCATCAAGGCCTATCAGAATCGACGGGGCCCTTAAG GTGGGGCAGAAACGTGGAAGATTGCCTGTAAATCTTGAAGAAGATGAGCAGCCTAAGAAGAAAATTAGATTAGGGAGCCCCGCGTCGCAGTGGATTTCAGTTTACAATGCCAGGCGCCCTATGAAGCAGAG GTACCATTACAACGTGGCAGACAACAGGCTCCAACAGCACATAGAAAAGGGAAATGAGGACGGCCTGTACATTAGTTGTGTGGCTTCTTCACTGAATCTGTGGGCTCTCATTATGGATGCGGGTACTGGTTTTGGTTCTCAAGTTTATGAACTATCGCCAGCTTTTCTACACAAG GACTGGATAATGGATCAGTGGGAGAAAAGTTTCTACATAACAGCAATAGCCGGAGCATCCAATGGAAGTTCATTGGTTGTAATGTCTAAAG GAACTCCTTACACTCAACAGTCATACAAGGTTAGCGAATCATTCCCCTTCAAGTGGATCAACAAAAAGTGGAAAGAAGGTTTTCATGTAACATCCATGGCCACAGCGGGAAATCGCTGGGGAGTAGTCATGTCAAGGAACTCAGGCTATTCTGAACAG GTTGTAGAGTTGGATTTCCTGTACCCAAGCGAAGGTATCCATCGACGATGGGAGCAAGGTTACAGGATAACCTCTTCGGCAGCCACTATTGACCAAGCCGCTTTTATCTTGAGCAAGCCAAAACGGAAACCAGTAGACGAGACACAAGAAACTCTCCGGACCTCCGCCTTTCCCAGCAACCATGTAAAG GACAAATGGGCGAAGAACCTGTACATCGCTTCGATCTGTTATGGGCGAACAGTCTGTTGA